GGCCGTCGAACCGATGGCGAGAATGACTCCGTCGAAGCGCGAGAGCCGGGAAAGTTTTCCTTTGCTCGCGGCCAGGGTCAGGGTCACGGCGCAGGCGGCGGCGCCGGCGATGGGCGTGACCGACTTGGCCCAGTCCGCGCTCATGATGAGATAGCTCGCGGCGTTCAGGCCGGCCAGGAAAGTCCACAGGAGCCAGGTCGTGGTGTTGGGGCGCGACGCTCCGGTGAGCATTTGGCGATTATAAAGAGCATAAGAGGACAAGTGGATGAGACCGGCCAGGAGGCCGAGGCAGGAGCTGATTTCTAACATAGGATATATGGTAACAATAGCATTGGCGGAGAAGAAATTGATAGGCCACATCGAAATATCGACTTTCGGATGGTCAAGATATTCCGGATCAGGCTGGCATTGGTGCGCGGAAGCTGTGAATGATCGGTTGGATTGTCGATCGGGTAGATATCCACAACCCTGTTCCAGTCGATTTTTTGTTGTACTGGTTCAGGGTGGTGGCTCTGGGATCAAAGTTCATAATACCACCCTCCCCTTGACACATATGAAAAAATGTAATTATAATATTGATATATTCTAATACTGAAGTATTTTTTTATGGTAAAGGCGGAGCTTAAGTCTTATAGGGATGTTTTGACGAATAAGAAGGTCCGTCATCATGCGCGGATGTTGCGGGCTATTTCTGGCCAGGCTCGTTGGCAGGTGCTGATGTTACTCCGGAACTCGGAAAATGGCCTTACAACCACGGATATAGCCGCAATTCTTAAGGCTACTCTGTCGCGCGTTTCTCATCAGTTGCGCATTCTTAAGGGTCATGGTCTCGTGAAAACCCAGCGCTATGGACGCAACGTGGTGTACGCCTTGGCCAACCCGTTGATCAAGGATTACATCGTCCTACCCTAAGATCGTCAGTTCGACCGGCCGCCTCACGGCGGTCTTTTTTTATCCGCGCGGTCGCCCGGGATCAGCGCTCTCACCAAAGTCTTGAAATATTTATCAAACCAGTTTATAATTCACCAGTCGAAGAAATCTTCAGCGAAACGAGTATGGATTCAGGAGCCATCAAGCTGATCTTCAGCGCCCTGGCGAATCCGATCCGTCTGGACATCCTGCACGCGCTTTATCACGGCGAGAAGAACGTGACCGAACTGGTCCGTGAACTTAGGCGCGATCAGAGTTTGGTCTCCCATAATTTGAAGCGACTCGTCGCATCTAAGCTCATCCGTTCCCGCAAGGAAGGGCAGTTCCGGTACTACTCGCTGCATCAGGGGTCGGTCGCCCCGCTTCTCCGCAACATTGAGGAACTCAAGAAATTCATGGTCAGTAAAAGCGACGAGGTGCGCCGCCAGACGCAGGCTCGTTATGATCAGATCGTCCGGATGACTCCGGCGGCTCTCTTCATCCAGAAGAACGGGGCGGTCACTTTCGCCAATCGCGCCGGTCTGAAATTGCTCGCCGCCAAGAAAGAGTCCGATATTATCGGCCGGTCGTTCGAGGGGCTCACTAGTCCGGAATGCCGCGTCGAGATCAAGAAGAGATACATGGCCATGGCCGATGGCCGCAAACTGAAGGCTTATGAGACCCGGATCGTGCGGTTGGATGGCCGGGTCATCGATGTCCTGGCCAACGAGGAACCTTTGCAGGACGGCAGTAATAACAGCTGCATCGCCGTGCTGGTCGATATCACCGAGCAAAAGGAGATCGAGCGGAGGCTAGCCGCGGATCAGAACCTGATCAGGATGGCGTTGTCCGCGACTCGTGCGGTCGCCTGGCGCTGGGATATCAAGACCAACCGCGTAGAGATGCTGGGTGACGCCATCGGCGTCCTGGGGGCGCGGCCGACCACCTCCCAGGCTATCTGGGCGTTGCTGCATCTTGATGATCTGCCTGTGATGCGCGGCGATTTCGAGGCTTCCATGACCAAGCCGCGCGCCTCTTACGTCCGCCGCTGCCGGATCATCCGTCCGGATACCCGCGAGGTGAAGTGGGTCGAGCTCCACTCTTTCGGTTTTTACGAGAACGGGGTGAAAACACTCGTCGTCGGCATGGCGATCGAGGTCGAAGGAAAGTAGGAGAGCGGATAAAGGGAACAATGCCCCGCGCTGAACGTGCTGGGCGTTTTTAGTTCGCCGCGGCGGAGAGTCGTGGCAGGTGCGGTTGCGCCGCGCGCCGTGGAGGGTCCGGGTCGCGCGAGCGAGGCCGGGCCAGCCTTCGCACGTCAGCCAGTCTTGACTTTTTGTCGGACTCGTGCTATCTTTGGGGCCACGGTACAACGATCGATTTCCGGCCGGAAACAAGGCGTCTCAAGCGTCACGATACGAAGGCCATGTCGAACTTTACCGGGTAAAGGTCGTCTAAAAAGAATGCCCGCCGATAAGCGGGCCACACATATGGCTTTCGAACCTCGCCAGGGCGGTTTCCCGCCACGCCAGATCTTCGACGTTTCGGCCATGGGTCTCAAGTGCGCTGATTGCGGCGCCGACATCAAGGAACTTCCTTTTGAGCCCAAGACCGATCGCCCCGTCTACTGCCGCGATTGCAACCGCAACCGCCGCCAGAGCTACGGTCCGCGCAAGTTCTAATGGCAAAAAACTCCCCGCCGCAAGGTGGGGAGTTTTGTTATCGGGCGGATCGCGGCGCGGGCGCGCGCGGCTGTCCGTTGTTCTACTTATCTTGACTTTATCGGCGGCTGACGTAGGATGATCTGTCAGAGTTCTTTTTCAAACCACAGGAGGCAATAAATGAACGCGGACCGAAAAGATGAATTGAAGGCTTGTCAGGACAGTCTGGTCCACTTGGCCACTTCCGACGGATCAGCCCGACGCCGTCATGACTCAGCGTCCGACGAAGACGGCTGGCTGGAGGGTTTCGGCTCGCCGTACGCGGCTGATTTCGACAAATTGCTGTGCAGCAAGGCGATCCGGCGTCTGGGCCGCAAGACCCAGGTCATCGCACAACCGCGGAATCGCCATGTGCGGGACCGGCTCAGTCATTCGTTCGAGGTGATGAGCACGGCCGCCATGATCGGCCGGATCCTGGGCCTGAACGAGCAGCTTTGCCGCTCGATCTCGCTTGGACACGATATCGGCCACACGCCGTTCGGCCATGCCGGCGAATCGTTCCTGGCTCGCAAGACCGGGAAGAACTTCCGGCACGAGATCTTCGGCGCGGTGATCGCGCAGCAGATCGAGCGCCGCGGCGGCGGCCTCAACCTGACCTGGCAGACCTTGAGCGGCATCCGGAACCATTCCCGCGGGTCCGGCGAGCTGCATACTGCCGGTCTCGCGCCGGAGGATGCTGTCGTGATGTACGCCGACAAGATCAGCTACATCTTCGCCGACTTCAATGACGTGTTCACGCGCCGGCTGGCTAATGGCCAGTCGCTGCTCGTCGGGGATTTTCTCGGACTGGCCGAGGTTGTCGCCTGGTTCGGCGCGAATCATCGCGAGCGCGTCCAGACCTGCGTCACCGGTCTCTGCATCGAGTCGGCCGGAGCCGGCGCGGTCAGTTTCAGCGGATCGGAGACTGCTCTCCGGTTCGCCGACCTGAAGAGCCGCATGTACAAGGTCTACGGCCGGGTTCACGCCGACGTCGACGAGCAGAAGATCCTGGAAGGCGTCTTCGCCGCTCTCGCCGAGTCCGCTCCGGACTACGATCCGGCCGTCTTGCTCGCGTTGCTCAATGACGAGGACGTGGCCTGGCTGGACGGTCTGTTGCACCAGGGCGTCAGGATGACCAGTGATATTCTCGCGAATCTTTCCGTCGCCGATATCATGCGCCATCTTCTGAACAAGAGCATCGATTTCACCAATCCAGATCTGGATTGGTGACAAGATCCAAGCGCCGTCCTCAGGACGGCGCTCTTTTTATCCGCAGCATCGGACGTCGCTGGTTTCGCAGCACGCCGCTCGGCGTGTCGGGAGCGGATAAAAAAACCGCTCCGGGCGCTGGGCGCGGGGCGGTTGGAGGTCAGAGCCGGGAAACGATCCGGCGGAGATAGCTGCCGAGAGCCGCCGAGGAATTCTTGGCGCGCTCGAGGTTGGTCTCGTGCGAGTGTTCTTCGACGTCGCTGTTCGTGACGAGTGCGAGCGCCAGGATTTTGGTTCCGGGATAGAGCGCTGCGACGCAACATTCCGGCAGGACGCTCATGCCGACGACGCTGGCGCCGGTGGCTTCGAGCAGTTTCTTGTCGTAGCGGCGGCTTTCGAAGAAGGGGCCGCGGACCATGACGTGTCCGCCGCCGCCGGCCGCGAGGCGCGGTTCGGTTTCGAAAGCGGCCTCGAAAGCGAGATTGCGCAGATGTTCGTCGAGCGTGTCCTCGGGCGAACAGAACTCGCCGGCGAAGAGCGGCATCTCCGGCGCGTACAGGGTGACGAAGCCGTCGATGACGCAGATGTTGCCGATCGCGAACTTGCGGCCGAGAGCGCCGGCGGCGCAGGTGACGATCAGATTCTGGGCGCCGAGCTGGATGAGCATCTCGGTCTGGAGCCGGACCATCGCCGCGAGCCCAGGGTCGCTGGGCGCTTCGTTCAGGTGGACTCGTCCGGAGAGCGCGGCCACGGTCTTGCCGGCGAGTTCGCCGACGAGGACTTTGCGGGCGTGGCCTTCGATGCCGCGCAAGCCGTTGAATCCAGGAAGTTGGCAGAATTCGACTTCGCGTTGGTTGTCGAGCTTGAGCGAGCTGCCCCAACCGGTGCCCAGGATGAGTCCGGCGTCGATCCGTCCGACGTTGAGCAGATCCCTGATCTTGGCGGCAGCCTTTTCGGCGATGGCTTGATGTTTGAAACTCCTCATGTTCGTTCTCCGTGGCTTGGTGAAAAGAGCTGTCGCGAGCGTAGTGTTTTAAGACGGTTCTGTCAATCCCGCGGCCTGTTTGGCCGCCCTGGGTGTATAATGATCTGCGAGAATATCCATATTTTATGCTGTCGCGCCCAGACCTCGAAAAAATGATCCGGGAAGCGATCCTGGCGATACCGGAACCGATCCGCCGGCGGATCGGCAATGTTGCCGTGGTCGTCGAGGATCGCTGCCGCGCCGGCGAAGATTGCGACGGCGGATATTGGGGCGAGAATGATCTCCTGGGACTGTTCGAGGGTGTGCCGCTCGTCGACGAGGGGATCGAGACGAGCGGTCTGCTGCCGGCGAAGATCACGATCTTCAGGAGCGCGATCGAAGAAGAAGCGGAGACGCCGGCGGAGATCCCGAAGATCGTCCGCGAGACGGTCTGGCACGAAGTCGCGCATTACGTCGGTTTTGACGAGGCCGAGACGGAGCGGCTGGAGGAAAAATGGGAACGGGGTTTCGCCGGCCGGAAGTTCGATCAGGGTTGAGATCGCCGGCGGAATAAAAAAATCCGCCTCGCGTCAAGCGCGGGGCGGTTTTGCGTTCAGAGGCTGCTGAGGAAGCTGGCGACGGCTGAGATGGCCGCTCGCGATTTCGCTTCCCAGGAATCGTCGTTCCTGATGAAAGTGAAACGCGGGTGCTGACCCCAGATCCTGGCGATGCGGCGGCCGAGTCTGACCGCGGTTCCGTACGTTTCGGAACGGGCCGGATTGTTGGCCGACATTTTCTCGAAGATCTCCCGGGGCGGGGTTTCGAGACAGATCACGAGATCGTAGAGGCTGAATTCATGCTCGCGAGTGGTCCGACAGGCGTACTCCAGTTCCTTGAGGCCGCCGCGGATGTAAGCGGCGCCGTCGATGGTGCCGCGATCGAGCAGCAGAGCCTTCTTGTCGTCGCTTGCGGCCTGCAGGTCGGAGATCGTTTCGAAGCCGCGCTGGACGCGATAGATCGTGCGCTGGAATTGGCGCGCGCCGACCGGGTCGTTCATCGGCGGTTTCACGCCGACCTGGGCGATGACGATTGTCGCGACCTCGGGGACGCAGTGGAGCGCGCCGCCGAAGCGTGCCTGGAGTTCGGCCATGAGCGCGCTCTTGCCGGAGCAAGGGCCGCCCGTGAGCACGATCCGCGGCCTGCGGTTCGGCAGTAGCTCGCGGACCGGACGGTCAGAGCCGGAGTCGGCGATGTCGCGCGCGAGCCGCGCCAGATGGCGGTTCGTGAGCGATTGCGTGACCTCGGTGGCGTCCTGGATCCAGTCGGGCAGGCGGAGGTCGAAGTCAGCCGAGGGCATCTCGTATTCGGCGAGCACCAGCCCGGTCAGGGCGTCGTGGAAGAAGTCGATCTCCCAGCCGTCGCGCACGAAGCGGGTCTTGCGAATGACGTCGCTGCAGGAATTCAGCAGGAATTCGGCCGCTTCGACCGTGACGGGCTGGTTGTGTTCCTGCCGCACGGCACCGCAACCGTCCTTGCGGGTGATCTCGGCCCGAGCTGACTGGTCGCGTTTGCGGGTGATCCGGACGCGCAGGCTGAACTGGGGCGGGGTTTCGAAATAACCCTGGACGATCTCCTTGTTCGGAAAGCGCTGGATATCTGGATCGATGGAACGGACTAGGAAACGGCGTTCGATCTCTTCGATGGTGTTGGGCATGATAGCCTCCTTTTGGCAAAGAACGATCCCGAAGCTGCGAGGGCGTCGGGCGCGCCGTTACCTTAGGCGGCCGCGGCGAAAAAGTCAAAATCCGGCTGACAAAAAAAGACCCGTCCAGCGGACGGGTCACAGAACGCGATTGAGGGTCACTTGAGCTTGGTGCTGGCGGCCATCGCGTCGAAGATTGGCAGGACCAGCGCGTTCGCTTCAGCTGGCCAGTGGCCGGCGAAGATCAAGATGAACCGCGGGTTTTCCGGCAAGATCCGGATGGTGACCTTTCCGACCCTGCCCGAGACCGTAGTCACGATGAACGAGGCCTGGTTGTCATCCTCGGCGGAGGTTATTTCCGAAACCTGGGCGCCGCTTTTTTGAACGCCAGCCGCGAAGTCCGTTGCGATCTTAATCGGAGAGCCGATCGCTGCCGGCAGGAGGCCGACCTTGATCAGGACTTGCAGTTTTTCGTTGATGACCAGGTTGTCGAGGTCGCCGGGCGTGGTGGAGGGGCCTTTCTGCAGATGCAGCCAGCCTTCCGGAACATCAATCAGCAATTGGAGCTGTTCTGATGGCGGCGGGCCTTGGTACTGGCGCGGGGTTCCGAGATCGGAGCCCGAGGCGCGGGTCCGGGGTGCGGCGCAGCTGACGGCGAACAGGGCGAATAGGGAGATGAGCGAAAAGCCCAGCTTCTTCATGACGGACTCCTTGTTTTGTGGCGAAGAACCAACAGCGGTCTTGTTCCGCTGGTCGGACCTTAACACAATGACGAGGGATGTAAAGCCGGTGCGCGGCGTTCTGGGCCGGACGGTCTCGTAAATCCGGTCGGCAACTATTATAATATCAGGGTCGCATCCTGCGCGGTTCTCTTGTGGACGCCGGACGCGTTCAAAGCTATGAGATATCCCGGTTTAAAAGCGCAGGAGGTCAAAGATCTGCGATTCCAGTTCGGAGCCAACGTCCTGCCGGCCGAACGCGTCGCTTCGGGGCTGCGTATTTTTTTGGCGCAATTCACCAATCCGCTGGTCTACATTCTTTTGGGCGTCGGCGGGATCTCCCTGGCCATCCGGGAATATCGCGACGCCGGTTTCATCCTGCTGACAGTCGTCCTGAATTCGGTCTTCGGTTTCGTCCAGGAATACAAGGCACAAAAGACCCTGACCGCCCTGAAAAGGATGGTCCAGCCGACCGCCAAGGTCATCCGCGACGGCGTGCGCCAGGAGATCGTCGCTTCTGAATTGGTGCCCGGCGACATTGTCTTTCTGACCGTCGGCGATCGCGTACCGGCCGATGCTGCGGTCCTGGAAGCGGCGTCCTTTTTCGCCGACGAGTCGTTCCTGACCGGCGAATCCGAACCGGTCGCCAAGCGCGCCGGCGACGAGGTTTATATGGGGTCGGTGATCTCCTGGGGCACAGCGACGATCAGGATCTCCAAGATCGGTTCGGCCACCAAGATCGGTGAGATCGCCGCTTCGATCAAAGAGACCGTCCAGCCGCCGACGACCCTGCAGGTCCGACTGGAGAAATACACCCGGACTCTGATCGCGATCGCCGTCGGCATCAGCATCCTGCTCTTCATCATCGGTTCCGCGACCGGCGTCGGTCCGGCGCAGATGTTCCGGGTATCGACCGTGCTGCTCATCGCTATGATCCCCGAGGCGCTGCTCATGGCCGTGACCCTGATCCTGGCCATCGCCATGCAGAAGATCCTGAAGCGCAAAGCCCTCATCCGGAAACTCCTGGCTGTCGAGACTCTCGGTTCCGTGACCACGATCTGCACCGACAAGACCGGCACCCTGACCGAGGGCAAGATGCGGGTGACCGAGGCTGAATTCGTCGATCGGCAGTCCGGATTGGACGTGATCTGTCTCTGTAATAATATTTCCGACGCCACGGAGATCGCGCTGTGGGATTATCTGGCCCGGCAGGAAAATTTCGATCCTCAGGCCACTTACGATCGGTCGCCGCGAATCCTGGAAATACCTTTCAATAGCGAACATAAGTTCATGGCTGCCGCCAACTGCGCGGCCGCGTCAACCGAATGTTCGCTGTCGGTCAAGGGCGCACCTGAAGTGGTCTTGGCTATGACCGAGCTCGCGGCGGAGGAACAGGCGGTCATCTTGAAGAAGGTCGAAAAATGGGGCGGCGAAGGTCTGCGGGTCCTGGCGCTCGCGCGGCGCGCGCTGGCCCGGGAAGAGCTCGATTCCGTCGCGGTCGGTTCGATGCCGACGCTCAAATTCATCGGTCTCGTCGGTTTGTGGGATCCGCCGCGCCAGGAAGTCAAGGAAGCGCTGCGGACGGCCCGGGAAGCCGGCATCAAGATCAAAGTGATCACGGGTGACTACCGGCACACGGCCGTGAAGATCATGGATCATCTGGGGCTGGCGATCGGTCCGAACGGTCTGCTCGAGGGGCGCGAGATCGACGGACTCAGCGACGAGGCTCTGAGATCCCGGGTGACCGAGGCTGTGCTGTTCACGCGGGTCATGCCGCGGCACAAGCTCAGGATCGTGAACGCCCTGCAGTCCCTGGGCGAGATCGTGGCCATGACCGGCGACGGCGTGAACGACGCGCCGGCCCTGAAGAAGGCTAATATCGGCATCGTGGTCGGCACCGCTTCCGAAGTGGCCAAGGAAACCGCCGACGTCATTCTTTTGGACAGCAATTTCAAGACCATCGTGGCCGCCGTGGAAGAGGGGCGGGTCGTGTTCGAGAATATCCGCAAAGCCATCTTCTACATGCTGGCCAATTCTTTCAGCGCGGTCATGATCACGTCGGGAGCGATCATCTTCGGCTGGCCGATGCCGCTCTCCGTCGCCCAGATCCTCTGGATCCACCTGATCTGCGACGGGCCGCAGGACATCACTCTGGGACTCGAACCTAAGGAAGAGGAGATCTTGGGTGAAGGCCCCAAACGGCTCAGTGAGCCGATCCTGGACCGGACCAGATTGTTCCTGATCTTCAGTACGTCGTTCCTCTCAGCCGCTTTCGCCCTGTCGCTGTTCTGGTATTTCGGCTTGCGCCTGGCCGATATGGAACTCGGGCGGACCATGGCGCTCACGGCGGCCACGCTCGGTTCGATCCTGTTTATCATTCCCAGCCGCAGCTTCCGCAAGCCTTTCTGGCGCTACGGCAATTTCTGGAAGAATCCCTGGCTGCTCGCCGCCGTAGCCATCAATCTGACCCTCCAGATAGTCGTGACCTATGTGCCGTATACGCGTAATTTCTTGAAGCTGGCGCCGCTCGGAGCCGCTCATTGGGGGCTGCTGTTTTTGGGCATAGCCGCCATGATCATGTTCATCGAGGCGGTCAAATGGTGGCAGCAGAAGCATGGCCTCCGGCTGCGGACCGGACGGGCCGGCAGCGCCGTCGTTTAAGGCGGATTTCTCGGCCGACTGGCGCGGCTGGTTGACAAGGGCGCGATCTTGGTATAAGCTCAGGCACGTTATTACTCCGCTATTCGGCGGAGCCGGACTCGATCCTCTGGAGTGTCATCGAATTAAGATGCGACCCTGAAGGCTTCGGGTCGCATATTTCGTATGACCGAGGATAAAGAAATCGGGTCAACCGGACCATTATTCACCGAGCTCGCGATCGCGCCCAAATTGCAGGCGGCGATCAGTTGTTTGGGTTTCACCAAGCCGACGCCGATTCAGCTCAAGGCGATCCCGCTCGCTCTCGAAGGGCACGATCTCATCGGCATCGCCCAGACCGGCACCGGCAAGACGCTGGCGTTCGGTCTGCCGATGGTCCAGCGCATCGCGCAGCTCAAGGCGCGGGCCTTGGTCGTGGCGCCGACGCGCGAACTCGCCCAGCAGATCGAGGAGATGCTCATGTGTTTCGGCAAGTCGATCGGCCTGCGCACCGCCGTGCTCATCGGCGGCGCCGCCATCGGTCCGCAGAAGAAAGCCTTGTTCGCCAATCCGCACGTCATCGTGGGCACGCCGGGCCGCATCATCGATCACCTGGAACAGCGGACGCTCGATCTCACCAAGGTCAAAGTGCTCGTGCTCGACGAGGCCGACCGCATGCTCGACAT
This region of Patescibacteria group bacterium genomic DNA includes:
- a CDS encoding metalloregulator ArsR/SmtB family transcription factor, with product MDSGAIKLIFSALANPIRLDILHALYHGEKNVTELVRELRRDQSLVSHNLKRLVASKLIRSRKEGQFRYYSLHQGSVAPLLRNIEELKKFMVSKSDEVRRQTQARYDQIVRMTPAALFIQKNGAVTFANRAGLKLLAAKKESDIIGRSFEGLTSPECRVEIKKRYMAMADGRKLKAYETRIVRLDGRVIDVLANEEPLQDGSNNSCIAVLVDITEQKEIERRLAADQNLIRMALSATRAVAWRWDIKTNRVEMLGDAIGVLGARPTTSQAIWALLHLDDLPVMRGDFEASMTKPRASYVRRCRIIRPDTREVKWVELHSFGFYENGVKTLVVGMAIEVEGK
- a CDS encoding HAD-IC family P-type ATPase, whose amino-acid sequence is MRYPGLKAQEVKDLRFQFGANVLPAERVASGLRIFLAQFTNPLVYILLGVGGISLAIREYRDAGFILLTVVLNSVFGFVQEYKAQKTLTALKRMVQPTAKVIRDGVRQEIVASELVPGDIVFLTVGDRVPADAAVLEAASFFADESFLTGESEPVAKRAGDEVYMGSVISWGTATIRISKIGSATKIGEIAASIKETVQPPTTLQVRLEKYTRTLIAIAVGISILLFIIGSATGVGPAQMFRVSTVLLIAMIPEALLMAVTLILAIAMQKILKRKALIRKLLAVETLGSVTTICTDKTGTLTEGKMRVTEAEFVDRQSGLDVICLCNNISDATEIALWDYLARQENFDPQATYDRSPRILEIPFNSEHKFMAAANCAAASTECSLSVKGAPEVVLAMTELAAEEQAVILKKVEKWGGEGLRVLALARRALAREELDSVAVGSMPTLKFIGLVGLWDPPRQEVKEALRTAREAGIKIKVITGDYRHTAVKIMDHLGLAIGPNGLLEGREIDGLSDEALRSRVTEAVLFTRVMPRHKLRIVNALQSLGEIVAMTGDGVNDAPALKKANIGIVVGTASEVAKETADVILLDSNFKTIVAAVEEGRVVFENIRKAIFYMLANSFSAVMITSGAIIFGWPMPLSVAQILWIHLICDGPQDITLGLEPKEEEILGEGPKRLSEPILDRTRLFLIFSTSFLSAAFALSLFWYFGLRLADMELGRTMALTAATLGSILFIIPSRSFRKPFWRYGNFWKNPWLLAAVAINLTLQIVVTYVPYTRNFLKLAPLGAAHWGLLFLGIAAMIMFIEAVKWWQQKHGLRLRTGRAGSAVV
- a CDS encoding HD domain-containing protein; this translates as MNADRKDELKACQDSLVHLATSDGSARRRHDSASDEDGWLEGFGSPYAADFDKLLCSKAIRRLGRKTQVIAQPRNRHVRDRLSHSFEVMSTAAMIGRILGLNEQLCRSISLGHDIGHTPFGHAGESFLARKTGKNFRHEIFGAVIAQQIERRGGGLNLTWQTLSGIRNHSRGSGELHTAGLAPEDAVVMYADKISYIFADFNDVFTRRLANGQSLLVGDFLGLAEVVAWFGANHRERVQTCVTGLCIESAGAGAVSFSGSETALRFADLKSRMYKVYGRVHADVDEQKILEGVFAALAESAPDYDPAVLLALLNDEDVAWLDGLLHQGVRMTSDILANLSVADIMRHLLNKSIDFTNPDLDW
- a CDS encoding metalloregulator ArsR/SmtB family transcription factor, whose protein sequence is MTNKKVRHHARMLRAISGQARWQVLMLLRNSENGLTTTDIAAILKATLSRVSHQLRILKGHGLVKTQRYGRNVVYALANPLIKDYIVLP
- a CDS encoding metallopeptidase family protein produces the protein MLSRPDLEKMIREAILAIPEPIRRRIGNVAVVVEDRCRAGEDCDGGYWGENDLLGLFEGVPLVDEGIETSGLLPAKITIFRSAIEEEAETPAEIPKIVRETVWHEVAHYVGFDEAETERLEEKWERGFAGRKFDQG
- a CDS encoding AAA family ATPase — protein: MPNTIEEIERRFLVRSIDPDIQRFPNKEIVQGYFETPPQFSLRVRITRKRDQSARAEITRKDGCGAVRQEHNQPVTVEAAEFLLNSCSDVIRKTRFVRDGWEIDFFHDALTGLVLAEYEMPSADFDLRLPDWIQDATEVTQSLTNRHLARLARDIADSGSDRPVRELLPNRRPRIVLTGGPCSGKSALMAELQARFGGALHCVPEVATIVIAQVGVKPPMNDPVGARQFQRTIYRVQRGFETISDLQAASDDKKALLLDRGTIDGAAYIRGGLKELEYACRTTREHEFSLYDLVICLETPPREIFEKMSANNPARSETYGTAVRLGRRIARIWGQHPRFTFIRNDDSWEAKSRAAISAVASFLSSL